The Echinicola jeungdonensis genome segment GTAGAAAAAAGAAAAGGTAGCCAACTGTTTATTTATGAAGGTATCCATGACGGCTATACTGGTTCTGTGCCGATCACCCATTCTATCAATATGTATAATCGCTTGGTAGGAGAGCTGAAGTATGGAACTTCAGAAATGGATAAAATCATCAAAAAGGCAGCTGATGATCCAGATTTGGTTTCCCCGCAATCCACAATTGAACTTTTAACAAAACGCATGGATCCCAATTATGACCCCAATTTCAATCTTTTTGGAAGGAATATTTATCTGTATCGCAACTTTGGAAATATCAGTCTCACCCTGTTTGAGGGTGGTCATGAACAACTGCCGCAGGCTTTGTCCTTAATTCCCATTAAGGCCATTTCCCCAATGAAAGCCAATATCCTGACATTGGGAGATTCCAATGGGGAACATGTTGGCGGTTGGGTGGACCAACTCAAGGAAATTTTACCCCAATCTAAGATCGTCAATATTTCAAAGTCCGGAAGGACCATTGGATTTGATAATCTGGGCCGGACCGAATTGAATGCGTTGAAGAATATTCAGACTTACTTGAATGAGGCCGAGGAAGAAATTGGAAATGAAAGTTATGATTATATCCTGCTTTGCCTCGGCACCAATGATACTAAGAGTGTTTTTGCTGAGCGGCAGGATGAGGTTGTGATTAACTTTGAAAAATTGGTGGATACAATTCTTGAGCATGATTTGGTGAAAAAAGAAAAAGCTCAGTTACTTTTTATTACCCCACCTCCTATTAGAACGGAAAATATTATTGAAAAATATCAAGGGGGAAATGAGCGCCTGGCAGCCTTGATGCCCAAGTTTAAATCCATACTTGAACAAAGGGAGGTTCCTGTTGTGGATGTTTTTAACCCCTTGCAGGGAGTTTTGGACTATTATGCTGAGGATGGGGTGCATATGTCTCCAGAAGGACAAGAGATTATTGCCGGGAAGATTTTAGACAGATTAAAGAATTATTAAACCTATTTTGTCAAATTCAAAATAGAGTTTGTAAACCTTCCCGATTTAGAAGGAAAACTACCGAAAATTGAGCTTTAGGCTTATTTGCAATATGCAAAGTAAGGTTAGTTTGCCTTGAAAATTAAGCTATTAAGATTCAATTAACTTATTCATATGAATACCAATCCAAAAATATTATTTCAACTGCTGCTACTTTTTGCATTAGGGACAATTGCTGGTTGTAGTGGCAGTGCTAAGGAGAAGATTACCCAAAAGGGACCTTTGGAATGGCCGGAAGTCACCCAGGAAATGAAGCCCTGGACCCGTTGGTGGTGGCATGGCAGTTCTGTGACCAAAGAAGATATTAAAGCGGCTTTGGAAGAATATAAGGAAGCCGGTTTGGGTGGGGTTGAGATTACTCCCATTTATGGGGTCCATGGAGCGGAGGAGCAATTTATAGATTTCCTTTCCCCAAAATGGATGGAAATGCTGGAGTTTACCCTCAAGGAAGCCAAAAGATTAGGATTGGGAGTGGATCTTGCCAATGCTTCGGGATGGCCTTTTGGTGGTCCATGGGTAAGCGAGGATTTGGCCTGCAAATATATGGCTTATAGAACATTGGAAGTTGGTTCAGGAGAATCCGTCAACCTGGATATGCATTATTTTCAGGAACCCCTGCT includes the following:
- a CDS encoding SGNH/GDSL hydrolase family protein encodes the protein MSKISFLTLALSCGLSCLGLQAQDDPKWDDTQKKDWDKAFEKVEIPSSVDGKKQAAILYKAKSEKPKPLIVSLHTWSGDYTQKDPLAKEILARDWNYIHPDFRGPNNSPEAMGSTLVISDIADAIDFALENTNTDPNGVHIIGVSGGGYATLLAFMNLDYPVKSFSAWAPISDIEAWYWESVGRDQKYAGDILQALEADSVVFKEEEALKRSPIAHEFPVEKRKGSQLFIYEGIHDGYTGSVPITHSINMYNRLVGELKYGTSEMDKIIKKAADDPDLVSPQSTIELLTKRMDPNYDPNFNLFGRNIYLYRNFGNISLTLFEGGHEQLPQALSLIPIKAISPMKANILTLGDSNGEHVGGWVDQLKEILPQSKIVNISKSGRTIGFDNLGRTELNALKNIQTYLNEAEEEIGNESYDYILLCLGTNDTKSVFAERQDEVVINFEKLVDTILEHDLVKKEKAQLLFITPPPIRTENIIEKYQGGNERLAALMPKFKSILEQREVPVVDVFNPLQGVLDYYAEDGVHMSPEGQEIIAGKILDRLKNY